The following is a genomic window from Mus pahari chromosome 1, PAHARI_EIJ_v1.1, whole genome shotgun sequence.
gtctctcttctctcctccaggcTGGTGGGACCAGGAACTCTACTATTAGAGGGATAATCATCTCTCCATCCACTATCAGCTGGGACTCATGGGTGTCCATCAGAACATCTATGTAACCGATTCCCAGCCTTATGGAATTGTACCCACGTCTGCAGCCCGTGACTCCATTGGAGGGACTCTATCCTTTACCCTTCTCACCCCATAGTTCCACACCCTCTGGGAGCAGTTGCACCCCAGGAAAGTACTCTGAGATGGGAGGGGCTAAACTAAGCGGTTGGCAGTTCCTGTGGAGGTGTGTCCATCTCAAGGACTCCATCTGGACAAGAAGGTTGTCTGGGGGATCTGTTACAAACCCCTCACGCCCTGCTGGGCAGTAATAAAGCCAGGTCATGTTGCCTGCACAGTCTGAAGTGTTTACCAGTACCCTTGACCTCCCACAAACCTACCACACAGGGACTGACGTTCAGGGCTACGGTGTCTGCAGGGCCTCTTGAAAGCTGGAGCATGGATGGGTCCAGACTTCCATACCAAGCAGCGGGTTGCCACAGTCCACAGAGTTCTCACTGATTCTATGTGCTGGTGCCTGTGCCCTTGTGTACTTATAAATTATGGAGGTTCCCCCACAAAGCCCTGGCTCCTGAGGAGCCAACTCCTCTAGTTGCTGGCAATGCCCTTCCCTCTGGCTACTCCCTTTCCTGGTAAtgcctctctccccttctgtctGGAGCTTCTCAGGCTGGGCCTGGGATTTGCCTTGCCGTTGTCtacccccaaccctaacccttcAAGCCCTGAGGGCTTCGGTTTCATGACCATATAATGCCCACATCTGTCTCCAGTCTCCTGCTGGACTAACATGCCCCTCACTGGCCTTCCCGTCACTCGACCTGCTCCCATTTGCTGTCCAGTCTTACGGACGGCAGGGTAGATCTCCCTAGGAGAGGCAGAGGCTCTTGGGAGCTGCCAAACCCCAAATGAATGGTGTCCTGGACGCTTGCCCCCTTACTGACCTGTCATCTCCCACTCACCTCCTACCGACCAACAAAACCAACCGCCTCAGTACTTGGCTTCAGGCTACCTTCCCATCCCAGCTGAGGGACTATCCCACTGAAGCCTTCTAGTTCCTGTCCTTCCGCACCACCATGGGCAGCTTCCAAAACCCCGAACCAACTCTGTAGAAGCCCCATTGTCCAGATCAATGTATTGACTATCAGCTTTAGCTGCTGCCACTGGACGACGTCTCAAGCCCTGTTAAACTGGAATCTGATGCCTGCCAGGAGCCAGGCCCTTACACCAGCCTGCGCACTTCTTTTACTCTGCTTGTCCCACTAACTGGTCTGTTAGATCTCAGCTGATACGTCCCCCGCTGAGCCACCAAACGTAGAGGCTGAGTAAAATAGTTTTGGTGTCTCAGTAAACCCTATCCTACCCAGACCTCTAACCACAGCCTAGGCTTCTCCATCAGCACCCTGGTTAGGTCCATGAGGGACAGACAGGCCTTGAGATGGAGGTCCCAACAGTGCTTCACAGTGTGCACCCTGTCTACCTCCTGTCCACACCACAGCCTAGGCTTCTCCATCAGCACCCTGGTTAGGTCCATGAAGGGACAGACAGGCCTTGAGATGGAGGTCCCAATAGTGCTTCACAGTGTGCACCCTGTCTACCTCCTGTCCACACCACAGCCTAGGCTTCTCCATCAGCACCCTGGTTAGGTCCATGAAGGGACAGACAGGCCTTGAGATGGAGGTCCCAATAGTGCTTCACAGTGTGCACCCTGTCTATCTCCTGTCCACACAAAGTCAAGGCTGTTGAGGATACGTGGCACAGaggaagggtggggaagggggacgGTCCATCCGATAGAAATTGTGCCTTCCGTAAACAGACTATCACAGTGAGCCTAAGAGGAGCTGTCCTTTCCTATGTCTAAGGCTAAACATCTTAAAGAGCCCAGTGAAAGAGGGATGTGGCAACTGTCCTCCTCTCCAGTGGGGAGGGGAGTATGACGACACTGGGACCAAGGCTGAGAAGCGCCCTAAGACAGCAGACTTTCCATCAAGGTCTTGGTCCTGACGCATCCTTCTCAGGGAGCCTAGCCTAGTGGAACAAGGAGGGCACAACCACAGTGGTGGGGTAAGCGTCCAGGACAGTATCTAAGTTGGTAGGCTCAACTACAGCTGTTTGACTGTAGCTGACCTAGAATCTCCCATCTCCcaacccccacatacacacagagcgaCTTAGGCCAGGATTTACCCTGAAGGCTGCAAGACTAGTTGAAGCATGGAGAAGCTCAGAACCCAAGGAACTCTTCCGAGTGGCCCTGTGGCTTGAACGATGGTAGGAATTTGACTATGGAAACTGTTCCAAGGAGCAACTCCAAGTCATCAAGGGCCAGCGGCACAGCCTACTGTCACCTTTACGAGGAAGGTCCACAGAGAGCTGCAAGTGAAAGGCAGTGATCTACTTAGACAGGCTTTATATGAAGCCCCCTAGCTGTCACATGGTGGATGGACCAGAGTGGAGAAATGGGGGGTTGCAAAGCTGGAAGTAACCAGTTTTGGGAAGACTCACCAAAGAAGAGGACGCAAACCAAGCTCTAAGTTGAGGAAGAAGAATTCCCCTCTACCCCAAAGCCCCGTCCTGAACTCTAGCGTGTCCACCCCTTAGCTTGTTCAATGATTACCACGCCCCAGGTTCTCATGGGGAAAGCAGGAAGACTGGCCAACATTCCAGCTTTTTTACCTGGTTCTGAAGCCAGACGGGCTCTGTGGGACCTAGGTCTGAGGATTCGGTTTCTGAGAGAGAGATGGACATAACAAAAACCTTTTCAAACACTGTTTACTTCACTAAAATCTGGAGAGATCCAATGAAAAGGTTCACCAACACCTGAGATGCCAAGCTAGGAGTGTACATTGACAACAGCAACATACAGGGCCAAGGTGCTGAGGGCCAGCAGTCCTGTTACTACTGCTCGGGTGAGCAGTGCTGTCCAACTACCCAAGGAGCAGAGGTGGACGAAGGTCCTGTGGGAAAACATCAcaatgaggaaaaggagagagaaaacacaccCCCATTTGAACCCAGCCTCACACCCCACCCAGCTCACTCCATGACAAAGGCCTTGTAGACACTAAGGACCATCAGGAGGAGGACAGCAGGCCGGAAGGTGTGGTACAGGTCATAGCGTGTTATCATCCAGACCTGAGCTGATGCGACGATGTAGTGGAcctgcagggaggcaggaagggagtgGGACATTGGAGCCAAGTTTTTGGGAGAAGTATGGCTAACAACATAAAGGTAGGCTAGGGCTAGACTGCATACCAGACTGATGTTGGAGTCAATGCTCATCTGGATATATTTCCAGTCAAACTCAATGCCTCGGGCTCCCACCCAGAGGGGGATGCATCTGAGGAAGGCACAAGGAGGCAGTCTCTAGTACccaaactcccccacccccagcacccagCCTCTGATCACCTCCCCTCAGCACCCCTGTGGGACCCAGCTGTCCATTCCCGAAGTCTGGACTCCAGTTTGCTCCACACACCGGGACATAATGAGTTCAGCAGTGGCCCAGCCCAGGGCAGCAACCATAATCTTGTACTCCCCCTTGCCTGCATTCCGGGACATGACAAGGTTTAGGCCTATCAGGTCTGCCACATCCACACTGGCCTTCATGAATTCCTGTGGGTCAGGTAGAGGCTCCAGTAAACACGGGGACCAGGTGAACCGACTCCTGCACTCCCCCTTGCCCCTCCCTTGCTCAACTTACCCCAATGAAGTCATAGATGCCACCTTCCCAGGTGGGGAAGAAAGTGGCCAAGAACAACATCTGAGATCAGAAAGTAGAAAGGCCACCGGAAGGTGAGggagattaaaaacagaaacaaacaaacacacacattacgTGGATACTGTGGAAAGTGTTTAAGTAGAGGGCAAGGCGCTGGGTCCTAGGGGTCATTCTAGGTGTAAGTGGAAAGATCACATGATCTGGGGAGATAGAGGGCAAGTGGCCTGGTTTCTAGAAGTCTAGACGTTCTCGGGGGAATCTGATGTCTAGAAATGCCGAAGTGAATGCACGCGTAGCATAGGCAGCAGCACCCTGCGACACCCTGTGGGTGAAATATCGCACTAAGAGGTTTTCTCATTTTACAACAGAGCTAAGAAAAAGTTGCATCAGGGCCTTTCTGGCCTTGTATCCCTTCTAAGGTATTCGGACATAGTCCCTAAGCGTTGTCTCGAGGGTGGTCCTATGGAAGGTGACAGCTGCAGAGTCAGGCCCCTGAGATCTGGAATGCCTGGAGGCCAGACACGTGGAGTCCGGGAGTCCCTCACCTTGCATAGCTGCACAAAGAGGTAGGTGACCCCGGCCTGGACGCATTTCCAGAAGGCGTTGTACTCAGACCTGAAGAAGCCGGCGGTGAGGGATCGGCCCGGGTCCCGCACCCTCTCCACCCCGCGCCCGCCCTGCACTCACAGGCCGCTGCATTTGTACGTGATGAAATAGGGAAAGTAGGCGAGGGCGAAGCAGTTGCCGAAGTGGAACAGGGTCATGACGCCAGCCGCCCGGTCCCACCAACGCGGGACTCGCCAGGCGCAGCGTCTCCTCTAATCGGCCTCGCCGGCACCGGGGCCTGGCGCCCACCTGCTTGCCCTGGCCCGCGCGCGGCCTTATGGGAACTGTAGTCCGGCCTGGTACGTCGCGTGAGGTGACGTCAGAGCGCCGGGTCGCGGGGACTTCCAGAGCCTGACACCGCTGAAGAAGACCTGGTGTTCGGACAGCGCTTTCCCTTTCCCACTCGGCTCGGAGCCAAGCGCCACCTCTCCTCGCTCATCCGAGAACTTTGAACCCCGCCCTGAACGCAAGGTGATCGGCGCAGAGACAAGAGGGCAAAGCAGTTGTGCGCATTCTcgattttatttcattgttgacCCGGCCGCGGCGCGAGAGCCGCGCGCCCTCCTTTGAGGGGAAGCCGAAGGCAGGAACTCGAGGTGCGCAGGGGAGCAAGGAGGGGCCTTTTGTGTTACTTCTCTTGGCTAAACATGTAGCGGAGGAGGTCGACCACTCGGTTACTGTAGCCGTATTCGTTGTCGTACCtggggaggtgaggaaggaggcgtcagtgtgtgtttgtgtgtgtgtgtgtgtgtgttgtgtacgcACGCGCGCGCTCGCCCTCTTGTCAGCCTCCCCCACTCTCTATCTATCCTCTGCCATCTTTCCCCTTTACCAGGCAACAAGCTTCACGAAGTTGTCATTGAGGGCAATTCCAGCCTTAGCATCAAAGATGGAAGAATGGGGATTGCCGTTAAAGTCCGTGGAGACCACCTGCGTGACAGTTTCAAAGATCAATGTAGCCGAGCATTTCTCCAGGAACCCAGACTCTCAGACCACATTGTTAGTCACTCATCTAGCATACTGGACAGAGACCTTTTGTGTTGGTGACAGAATGTGATCAAGGCAGGTGGAACCTCTGTCTCAGGGACACAGCGGGGAGCTCGGTGGATAAAAGTGCTTGTCACTTAAGTGTAAGCATCTgtgtttggatccccagaatccatataGAGGTGGGCGGGTGATAGACACCTTTAGGCCAAGATGACTAGCTAGTTTAGATAGTTGTCAAGCTACAGTTACATCTTTTCTCGGTAAAGAGTCGAGTGCAATGGAGGAAGACATCAATATCTGGTGTACCTGTACATGTGCCCCGTGCGTCTGCATGTATCCACAGGGGGGAAGAGGATACAGATCGCAATACCCTAGTGCAGTAAACATGACATGACAATGACTGGCACAAGGCTGGGCCTtaggagcagagggaaggagccCTTAAGCACACAGGGGAGGGGGTTGCCATTGGGGCTGGTTTGATCTGACCCATTCAAATGACATTTTGGCATTTGAGAGTGGACCTGTAGAAGTCAATGCCAGGGAACTTCAAGGTggaggtgacttttttttttgatacagggttgcTACATAGCTCTGGAACTCCCTCGCATTCACAGAGGTCCACTGCCTCTATcacccgagtcctgggattaaagcctgTGCCTCCACACCTAGCAGATGGTACTTTTTAGATAGTCTGTTCAGGAAAGGTGTCTGACCTGGCCTTGGCCCGAGTGTGAGTTCAAAAAATGAGAACTGCTGTCTTTTGTTCAGGAGTGTATTAAGAaccttctggggctggagagatggttcagtgattgagagcactgagtgctcttgcagaggtcctgagttcacaaccatctgtaatggagtctgatgacctcttctggtgtgtttgaacagagcaatggtgaatacataaaattatttttttttatttttaaagaacctaGCTCTTAGATTGCTGTTTTCTTGGACAGTATGTGCTATGGGTTACACAAGTGACTTCCGTCACCGTGGTGAGGAAAAGCAGCATAGTTAGATCAAAGAAGCCTCTGGCCAAGacattgaggcaggaagacccacctTCCCAGGCTTGCaggttttgtgtttctgtgttttgagacagggtctcattatgtagtcctggctggcctggaactcagagacctgcctcctTGGGTGTAAAACACATGGACAGCTGGTCTGCAGGTCTTATATTGGCCCATGCAGAATAGCTTACTAGTGAGGGGGACTCCCCAAGTCCCTCCCCAGAGCATCCCCCAAGGtttcctcagtccctacctggtcCTCTGTGTAAGCAAGAATGCCAGCCAAAGGTCCCTTGGCTGCGGCTTTCACAGCCTCCGTGATAGCTGAGTAGGAAGCAGGCTGGGCCAGGCGGCAGGTCAGGTCCACAACTGACACATTTGGGGTTGGCACCCGAAATGCCATTCCTGTTAGCTTCCTGGAGAATTCCAGAGTAAGGGTGGGAGTCAGAGCCAAAGGTCTTCTGCTCCCATTTTCCCCATGCCTTGGGGCCAGTGAGGTTTTCCTAGGGTATGTCTCCACTTTGGTTCCTGGTTTGTATCTACATACCCTTTGAGCTCTGGGATGACTTTGCCTACAGCCTTGGCAGCCCCAGTGGACGATGGGATGATGTTTTGGTGAGCACCTCGGCCACCTCGCCAGTCCTTCTTTGATGGCCCATCCACTGTCTTCTGAGTGGCCGTGTAGGAATGGACTGTGGTCTTGGGGAACAAGAGGACCAAGATGAAGCCTCCTTGCTCCTAACCTCTCATTCCTCTTCTAGGACTTGAGAAGGTGTCTGAAGTATATGGAGGCTACCAGGGCAACCACCACAGGTACAACTTTGTCAAAGTACTCCAAAGGGTGTCTCTACTatgggcttccttccttcccaagcTGCTCTCCCTGCTTGCTCCATGCCTTGCACAAGGCCTGGGAAGAAGGGGTTGGTTCCCTGCCATCCTTCCTGCCCAGACTCACCATTAGCCCTTCCACGATCCCGAAGTGTTCGTGAATAACCTTGGCAAGGGGAGCCAGGCAGTTGGTGGTACAGGATGCATTGCTGAAATGGCCATAGCATGCCAGATGAGTGGCAGAGTCACCCCTTCTCCACTACTCTTACTTTACCAGGTCTAGCTCTGTGAGAtgtgaggatgggggtgggagggctcCCTAGGGATGCCATAAGAAGAAGCCATTGGGGGTGCCACTGGGAAATACTGCCTAGGCATATCCTCAGATACTGAACATGCCTAGTAGTTTTAGGGTGAAGTTAACATGTTGACTCAAGACTTAGGAACTGATGAGCAGGAACAAGTTGATGTGAAAGACATCAAAGGATTGAGGTGGGGAGAGTGCTACATCCTGGCATGCCTGCTGCTGCCACCCACACGCTGGAGGATGGCCGTCATCCTGGGTACCTGACAATGGTCATAGAGCCAGGGTTATAGTCCTTCTCGTTCACTCCCATGACAAACATGGGCGCATCGGGGGAGGGTGCAGTGACCACCACACGCCTGGCACCAGATGAAATATGTGCCTAGTGATAGAGCACAAGGTTAGGGTCTCCAAGCACCACTGCCTCCTCTCCCCAGACAGCTCTGGGCACTCTTCCTTACTTACCGAAGCTGCCTCTATGGTCAGATAGACGCCTGTACACTCCACCACGTAGGGATTCCCTAAAGAGCTCCAGGGGATTTCTTTAGGGTCTTTGCTGTGGAGTGATGGGAAGGCGATGTCAGTTTCCCTTGCTTGGATCTCAGGCTAGCCAGAGGTCTTGGTACTTGATCTGCTAATATCTGATCCCTAACTCCATATACCTACCTGATCCAGGTTGGTGCCGTCCTGCAAGCCACACTCCCTTTCTTGTGTGCTATACCCTGCTGTGTCTAAACAGACTTTCACACCTTCAACGGAGGTGAGGCTCTTACCTCCATCCGGAACTATCCCCACAAATGTCTGACTGGAACCAGAACCATTTACAGCACATGTTCAGAGTATGGGCTCCCAAGATGGTGAGGCCGCCAATGCTGCTCTTTGGCCCCCAGCTCTGACCATCTCATGTGAGCCCTTTTAGCCTCTTATCACCACTGAACTCTTGTTGGGAAGTCCCCAAAGACAGACACATCAGGGGAGGCTTACAGTTGAAGTGCCTGTGAACATCAGGGACTGATCATTGACAGTAGAAAAGCCAGAGAAAGGCTTTCTGTTCCTGTATCAGCCtatgttttcatttgatttttgtttgttggttggtgaTAAGTGTCTGCTGTTTGACCCAGACTGGTCTGCAATttccagtcttcctgcctcagccttctgagcacAGGGATTACACAAGCACCATCATGACCAGCTTTGCCGTGATGCACTGACAAATGTTTGTGCTGAGACTCACAGATACCTGTCCTTGTTGTTTTCTACCTGCGTCCAGCAAGCAGTCTCTGTGACTGCCGTCTGGGCTTACCCTCATGTCACTGGAAGATTTGTTCTTAGGATTGCTTGGCTCTACTTCTGGATAGTTCCATACCATAGGTATGCCACCTgtaaatgctgggaattgaacttgggggTCCTCTGAAAGCCATTAGTGATCTTAACTGATAAGCTGTCTTCAACTCCAATAAGTGAGTATTTAATTTCTGTGGTACTGAGGACTGATGCCAGGGCCTCACCTGCAGTGGAAGGTGTTCTACTAGTCTCAGGGTCTTTCTTTTAGTCATTCTACACATGTGCCCTGCGCTGCCTTCTATCTGAGGTTTTTTGTCTGTAGAAAACAACCACTGGAACACCAGCATACTTAATACTGTGTTCATGTTTCAAAGCCAGTGTCAGGCAGTAGTGAAGGCAGTGTGTGAACCTAGGCCTGGGTTCTGTCCTCGATTAGGAATAGTGTGGGAATGAATGAGTGCATAGGCTTTCCCTCCCTTCTAGCCACAAGaccatcttctccctctgctctgtcAGCCCACAGCGGTCATCTGGCccaagtagctttttttttttctctttgagacagggtttctctgtatagccctggctgtcctggaactcactttgtagaccaggctggcctccgcctgcctctgcctcccgagtcctggggttaaaggtgtgcgccaccatgccgttTTGTTTCTATGTAGCTGCAGGCTGACCTAGTACTTGAGGTAATCCTCCTGtggcctcccaagtgcaagaGTTACACATGTACAACCCACACCTAGTATGTTACTGCCAAATACAGATTCTAAGTCTGTTAACAAACAGTGGGGCTTACCATCAACAGAACTTCCTAGTGAGGAAGTCAGCCTTGTTGGGATATAACAGGTGCAGCCCAGCGCCCCCAGAGGTGATAACCAGGTATGGCAGATGAGACAGAGTGCAGGGTAGGATGCTTATCACACTCGGGACCCTGAGAGCTGGGGCAGGAGCATTGGGAGGGGGGAGGTAGAAGAGTGGCTCAGTGGAGAATCAAAAGGCCTCAGAGGCTACTGGGTAGGAACTGGCTCAGTTGCCATAGAGAGGTGGCTAGTGACTCAGAGGAAGCAGGCCATGTGGCACAGTGAACCCACATGCCACAGAGAACACATGCGGATGTGTGTTAAATACAAAACATATAAGAACCATGGCaggggcggtggtggctcacacctttaatcccagcacttgggaggcagaggcaggcggatttctgagttcgaggccagcctggtctacaaagtgagttccaggacagccagggctacacagagaaaccctgtctcgaaaaaaaaaatgttttagaggcCAGAGACCTTTCTGAGACCCTCTCTCTGAACAGTACCTAGAGGCATGCAAGTATGGTAGAGCCACGGTGTCACATTCTGTCCTTACCACTGGTACGTGTTGATCTCAAGGTTGTCCACAACTAGTTGTCCATTCTTGTGTTGCACGTTTCCTTTGTATCTACCATGTGTGGAGTCGTATTTGAACATGTATGCCTGCAGTAGACAGAGTGGGGTCCTGCATAGTGAGCATACCTAGACAAATTCCCACTGTGGGCAAGGGTTTTAGGAGGTTCTGCATTGCAGCCAGGAGACTTCTAGATAGCTCTTGGAAGCCTCTCCCCAACACAAGTGCCACTCTTgctggtctttctgtctgtccgcccgtccgtccctccctccctccatctgctcaCCATGTATTCTGGATCAATGAATGGGTCATTCACTGCTACCACCCTAATGCCCTTCTCCATGCAGACTCGAAGCACCAGACGACCAATGCGTCCAAATCTGACCAGGAACACAAAGAAAAGGGAATGGGTGTGAGAGCCAGAGTGACAGGGATGTCATGGTATCAGTGCCCTACCAAAGTTCATGTTGATCTTTGAACCATTGAGGGCTTTTAAAAGGTGAACAGTTGGAGCTGGTAAgacagctcagtaggtaaaggcacttgctgcgaAGCCTGGCATCCTCAGTTTtatcctgctttagcctcccttGCTGCTAGTTTGACAGGCACACGACCATGCCTTCCTATTAATGTCCCTCATTCTCACTCCTATAGCTGGGTGTTCCCAGGGAAGGGCCACATGTCTCATGTGAAAACCACCTCCCTCTCTCAGGTAAACAAGATCTATATTCCTTTCCATGGTGCTTCAGGTCTTAAAggactccctctcccccttcccttacCCCTAATTTGTTCTTACAGCTGTGAAGA
Proteins encoded in this region:
- the Tmem147 gene encoding transmembrane protein 147, producing the protein MTLFHFGNCFALAYFPYFITYKCSGLSEYNAFWKCVQAGVTYLFVQLCKMLFLATFFPTWEGGIYDFIGEFMKASVDVADLIGLNLVMSRNAGKGEYKIMVAALGWATAELIMSRCIPLWVGARGIEFDWKYIQMSIDSNISLVHYIVASAQVWMITRYDLYHTFRPAVLLLMVLSVYKAFVMETFVHLCSLGSWTALLTRAVVTGLLALSTLALYVAVVNVHS
- the Gapdhs gene encoding glyceraldehyde-3-phosphate dehydrogenase, testis-specific gives rise to the protein MSRRDVVLTNVTVVQLRRDRCPCPCPCPCPCPCPVIRPAPPPPPPPPKVEDPPPKVEEQPPPAPPPPPPPPPPPPPPPPPPPPQIKPDKLEEDPPSPLPPPPPPPPPPSPPPLQKPARELTVGINGFGRIGRLVLRVCMEKGIRVVAVNDPFIDPEYMAYMFKYDSTHGRYKGNVQHKNGQLVVDNLEINTYQCKDPKEIPWSSLGNPYVVECTGVYLTIEAASAHISSGARRVVVTAPSPDAPMFVMGVNEKDYNPGSMTIVSNASCTTNCLAPLAKVIHEHFGIVEGLMTTVHSYTATQKTVDGPSKKDWRGGRGAHQNIIPSSTGAAKAVGKVIPELKGKLTGMAFRVPTPNVSVVDLTCRLAQPASYSAITEAVKAAAKGPLAGILAYTEDQVVSTDFNGNPHSSIFDAKAGIALNDNFVKLVAWYDNEYGYSNRVVDLLRYMFSQEK